In Zingiber officinale cultivar Zhangliang chromosome 6A, Zo_v1.1, whole genome shotgun sequence, a single genomic region encodes these proteins:
- the LOC121997823 gene encoding ABC transporter C family member 3-like isoform X2, with the protein MSSLLQPVVVHGFFVSIHLLFLIALAIFWIRAATKHAGSAKRITERRKSLFRGLLISTCAAVGVFYLSLCVLTFLWYKDGRRWQRDQAVALGDAALRAVTWLATAAYLTVGLRSPRFPLFLRIWWGLFLFVSCSSLVVDFVYLKKRAVLSIPAWVFDIGSAFTALIMTFAAFFGNTRDAEGVSNVEEPLLNGVSANAESVTGNISLFANAGFLSSLTFYWIGPLLAVGNRKILDLADVPQLEARDSINGVFPIFKSNLDSCSITGGTSTVTAFQLATALLLTTWQQVVVTAIYAIVYTFATYVGPYLIDFLVRYLNGDPLFAGAGYWLVAAFIAGKLLECLSQRHWFFRLQQAGFRTRAALVAVIYQKGLILSSRSKQSRSSGEVINLMSVDADRIGLFSWYMHDLWIVPLQVALALLILYANLGLASIASLVATVLVMLANVPLGKMQEKYQDKVMECKDTRMKATSEILRNMRILKLQGWEMRFLSKIIKLRENEESWLKKFVYTSAMTTFVFWGAPIFVAVITFGFCMLAGIPLSSGKVLSALATFRVLQEPIYNLPDTISMIVQTKVSLDRITSFLRLEELHSDISERLPSGTSEIAVEVVNGTFSWNHSSDSPTLNDLNFKVLRGMKVAVCGTVGSGKSSLLSSLLGEVPKISGSVRLCGTTAYVPQSAWIQSGKIQDNILFGREMDHEKYDKVLEACSLKKDLEILAFGDQTVIGERGINLSGGQKQRIQIARALYHDADIFLFDDPFSAVDAYTGTHLFKECLLGHLASKTVIYVTHQVEFLPSADLVLCMKDGRVVQAGKYYDMLKSGTEFRELVGAHKDALAALDSIELDSDAPDNNAQVGNTDTKIGLGSPSLGINSDTQNGKADETYSQKGQLVQEEQREKGRVGFWVYWKYVTMAYGGALVPLILLAQVLFQVLQIGSNYWMAWAAPVSEDEQPPVTGSMLIYVYVALAVGSSFCILMRAMLLVTAGYKTATILFNKLHNCIFRAPMSFFDSTPSGRILNRASTDQNAVDTDIPTRIGAVAFNFIQLVGIVAVMSQVAWQVFIVFIPVIATCLWYQNYYIGTARELSRLNGVCKAPIIQHFSESLSGSTTIRSFDQNQRFINTNFNLSDQFSRPKFHTAAAMQWLSLRLDMLSSVMFAFSLLFLISMPRGVIDPGISGLAVTYGLNLNKYTAIDSEPPLSIESNKLDSSWPCIGEIELHNLQVRYRQNMPLVLRGLTCTFPGGMKTGIVGRTGSGKSTLIQALFRIIDPTVGHIVIDGIDISTVGLHDLRSRLSIIPQDPTMFEGTVRSNLDPLEEYKDEEIWKALDSCQLGEEVRKKELKLDSEVSENGENWSVGQRQLVCLGRVILKKSKVLVLDEATASVDTATDSVIQRTLRQQFSESTVITIAHRITSVLDSDMVILLDNGVIVEHDPPARLLENKSSLFAKLVAEYTMRSSSSFEDLTT; encoded by the exons ATGTCGTCGCTCCTGCAACCCGTCGTCGTCCATGGCTTCTTCGTCTCCATCCATCTCCTATTCCTCATCGCCTTAGCCATCTTCTGGATCAGAGCTGCCACAAAGCACGCCGGCAGCGCCAAACGAATAACAGAGCGTCGCAAGTCTCTGTTCCGGGGATTGCTGATCTCGACATGCGCCGCCGTCGGCGTGTTTTATCTTTCTCTTTGCGTGCTCACTTTTTTGTGGTACAAGGACGGACGGCGATGGCAGCGTGATCAGGCGGTCGCCCTCGGCGACGCCGCCCTCCGAGCCGTCACTTGGCTCGCCACCGCCGCTTACCTCACCGTCGGTCTCCGCTCTCCCCGATTCCCGCTTTTCCTTCGGATCTGGTGGGGATTGTTCTTGTTTGTATCGTGTTCCTCCCTCGTCGTCGATTTCGTCTACCTGAAAAAACGAGCTGTTTTGTCGATTCCCGCATGGGTGTTTGATATCGGTTCCGCCTTCACGGCTCTTATTATGACTTTCGCCGCCTTCTTTGGGAACACCCGTGACGCGGAAGGGGTGTCTAATGTCGAGGAGCCGCTGTTAAACGGCGTCTCTGCAAATGCAGAGAGTGTCACAGGGAACATCTCCTTGTTCGCTAATGCTGGGTTCCTCAGCTCACTCACCTTCTATTGGATCGGCCCGCTGCTCGCCGTCGGCAACCGGAAAATCCTAGACCTCGCCGACGTGCCGCAGCTGGAGGCACGCGATAGTATTAACGGTGTCTTTCCCATCTTCAAAAGCAACCTCGACTCCTGCTCCATCACAGGCGGCACTTCAACCGTAACGGCATTCCAGCTGGCGACGGCGTTGCTCCTCACCACGTGGCAGCAAGTGGTGGTCACGGCCATTTATGCGATCGTGTACACCTTCGCCACCTACGTGGGCCCCTACCTTATCGACTTCCTCGTTCGCTACCTCAACGGCGACCCTTTGTTCGCCGGCGCCGGCTACTGGCTGGTGGCAGCCTTCATCGCGGGGAAGCTCCTGGAGTGTCTCTCGCAGCGCCACTGGTTCTTCCGGTTACAGCAAGCCGGGTTCAGAACCCGCGCCGCCCTCGTCGCCGTGATCTACCAAAAGGGGCTCATCCTGTCGAGTCGGTCGAAGCAGAGCCGGTCCAGCGGCGAGGTCATCAACCTGATGAGCGTCGACGCCGACCGAATCGGTCTCTTCAGCTGGTACATGCATGATCTCTGGATTGTTCCGTTGCAGGTCGCGCTCGCCTTGCTCATATTGTACGCCAATTTAGGCCTCGCTTCTATCGCCTCTCTGGTGGCCACGGTCCTTGTAATGCTGGCCAATGTGCCCCTCGGGAAGATGCAGGAGAAGTACCAGGACAAGGTGATGGAGTGCAAGGATACGAGAATGAAGGCGACGTCGGAGATCTTGAGGAACATGAGAATTCTCAAGCTGCAAGGATGGGAGATGAGGTTCTTGTCAAAAATAATCAAGCTGAGGGAGAACGAGGAAAGCTGGTTGAAGAAGTTCGTCTACACGTCGGCCATGACAACCTTTGTCTTCTGGGGCGCGCCGATTTTTGTGGCAGTGATCACTTTTGGATTCTGCATGCTTGCGGGGATTCCCTTATCATCAGGGAAGGTTCTGTCGGCGCTGGCGACTTTTAGAGTGTTGCAAGAGCCCATCTACAACCTGCCTGACACAATATCCATGATCGTCCAGACCAAGGTTTCTCTTGATCGAATTACTTCATTCTTACGCCTCGAAGAGTTGCACTCTGATATTTCAGAGAGGCTTCCAAGTGGCACATCGGAGATTGCAGTGGAAGTGGTAAATGGAACCTTCTCGTGGAATCACTCTTCGGATTCTCCAACCTTGAATGATTTGAACTTCAAGGTGCTCCGTGGCATGAAAGTTGCTGTTTGTGGCACTGTTGGTTCTGGGAAATCAAGCTTGTTGTCTAGCCTGTTAGGCGAGGTGCCAAAGATCTCTGGAAGTGTTAGGCTCTGTGGCACAACTGCATATGTACCACAGTCGGCTTGGATACAGAGTGGTAAAATTCAAGATAACATTTTGTTCGGTAGGGAGATGGATCATGAGAAGTATGATAAGGTGCTTGAAGCTTGCTCATTGAAGAAAGACTTGGAGATCCTGGCATTTGGAGACCAGACAGTGATAGGAGAGCGGGGCATCAACTTAAGTGGGGGACAGAAGCAAAGGATTCAGATTGCTCGGGCTCTGTACCATGATGCTGATATTTTCTTGTTTGATGATCCTTTCAGCGCTGTGGATGCTTACACAGGAACCCATCTGTTTAAG GAATGCTTGCTTGGCCATCTAGCTTCAAAAACAGTAATATATGTCACCCATCAAGTGGAGTTCTTACCTTCAGCTGATCTTGTTTTG TGCATGAAAGATGGAAGGGTTGTACAAGCAGGCAAATACTATGACATGCTAAAGTCAGGGACAGAATTTAGGGAATTGGTTGGTGCCCACAAGGATGCTTTAGCAGCACTTGACTCCATTGAGCTTGACAGTGATGCTCCCGATAACAATGCACAAGTTGGTAACACTGACACAAAAATTGGTCTAGGATCTCCCAGCCTTGGGATCAACAGCGATACACAAAATGGTAAGGCAGATGAAACATATAGCCAAAAGGGACAACTTGTTCAAGAAGAACAGAGGGAGAAAGGCCGTGTTGGATTTTGGGTCTACTGGAAATACGTAACAATGGCTTATGGAGGAGCCCTTGTTCCTCTAATTTTGTTGGCACAAGTTTTGTTTCAAGTACTACAGATTGGAAGCAATTATTGGATGGCTTGGGCAGCTCCTGTCTCAGAAGATGAGCAACCTCCTGTTACTGGATCAATGCTCATCTATGTTTATGTTGCACTGGCTGTTGGCAGTTCCTTTTGTATACTTATGAGAGCTATGCTTCTTGTAACAGCTGGATACAAGACAGCAACAATTTTATTTAACAAGCTGCATAACTGCATTTTCCGTGCACCTATGTCGTTCTTTGATTCCACCCCAAGTGGTCGTATCCTTAATAGA gcatcaacagATCAAAATGCCGTTGATACCGATATTCCTACCCGAATTGGTGCAGTTGCATTTAATTTCATTCAACTTGTTGGGATAGTTGCAGTTATGTCGCAAGTTGCATGGCAAGTATTCATTGTCTTTATTCCTGTGATTGCCACCTGCCTTTGGTATCAG AACTATTACATAGGTACAGCCCGAGAACTGTCTAGGTTGAATGGTGTTTGCAAAGCTCCAATCATACAACATTTCTCGGAATCCCTGTCTGGATCAACAACTATTAGAAGCTTTGATCAGAATCAAAGATTTATAAACACTAATTTCAACCTATCAGATCAGTTTTCTAGACCAAAGTTTCACACAGCCGCTGCAATGCAATGGCTTTCCCTTCGTTTGGATATGTTGTCGTCAGTTATGTTtgctttttctttacttttcctaATCTCCATGCCAAGAGGGGTGATTGACCCTG GTATTTCTGGCCTTGCTGTCACATATGGACTTAATCTTAATAAG TACACTGCCATTGACAGTGAACCACCTTTGTCAATAGAATCAAATAAACTAGACTCAAGTTGGCCATGCATTGGAGAAATTGAACTTCATAATTTGCAG GTTCGCTATAGACAAAATATGCCTCTGGTATTGAGAGGCCTGACTTGTACTTTTCCTGGAGGAATGAAAACTGGGATTGTTGGTAGAACTGGCAGTGGGAAATCTACTCTAATACAAGCACTCTTCCGCATAATTGATCCAACCGTCGGCCATATAGTTATTGATGGGATTGACATTTCCACGGTAGGACTTCACGATCTAAGATCAAGATTAAGCATAATCCCACAAGACCCAACGATGTTTGAGGGAACTGTTCGCAGCAACCTAGACCCACTTGAGGAGTACAAAGATGAAGAGATATGGAAG GCCTTGGATAGCTGTCAGCTTGGGGAGGAAGTGAGGAAGAAAGAACTAAAGCTCGACTCGGAAG TGAGTGAAAATGGAGAAAATTGGAGCGTGGGGCAACGTCAGCTTGTTTGTTTGGGTAGGGTGATCCTGAAAAAAAGTAAGGTGTTGGTTCTTGATGAAGCAACAGCTTCGGTCGATACTGCTACAGACAGTGTGATCCAGAGAACCCTGCGGCAGCAGTTTTCAGAATCTACTGTGATCACTATCGCGCATAGGATAACATCTGTTCTCGATAGTGATATGGTTATACTTCTAGATAATG GAGTCATTGTGGAGCATGACCCACCGGCAAGATTGTTGGAAAACAAGTCATCTTTATTTGCGAAACTCGTTGCAGAGTATACGATGAGATCTAGTTCAAGTTTTGAAGATCtcacaacttga
- the LOC121997823 gene encoding ABC transporter C family member 3-like isoform X3 — protein sequence MSSLLQPVVVHGFFVSIHLLFLIALAIFWIRAATKHAGSAKRITERRKSLFRGLLISTCAAVGVFYLSLCVLTFLWYKDGRRWQRDQAVALGDAALRAVTWLATAAYLTVGLRSPRFPLFLRIWWGLFLFVSCSSLVVDFVYLKKRAVLSIPAWVFDIGSAFTALIMTFAAFFGNTRDAEGVSNVEEPLLNGVSANAESVTGNISLFANAGFLSSLTFYWIGPLLAVGNRKILDLADVPQLEARDSINGVFPIFKSNLDSCSITGGTSTVTAFQLATALLLTTWQQVVVTAIYAIVYTFATYVGPYLIDFLVRYLNGDPLFAGAGYWLVAAFIAGKLLECLSQRHWFFRLQQAGFRTRAALVAVIYQKGLILSSRSKQSRSSGEVINLMSVDADRIGLFSWYMHDLWIVPLQVALALLILYANLGLASIASLVATVLVMLANVPLGKMQEKYQDKVMECKDTRMKATSEILRNMRILKLQGWEMRFLSKIIKLRENEESWLKKFVYTSAMTTFVFWGAPIFVAVITFGFCMLAGIPLSSGKVLSALATFRVLQEPIYNLPDTISMIVQTKVSLDRITSFLRLEELHSDISERLPSGTSEIAVEVVNGTFSWNHSSDSPTLNDLNFKVLRGMKVAVCGTVGSGKSSLLSSLLGEVPKISGSVRLCGTTAYVPQSAWIQSGKIQDNILFGREMDHEKYDKVLEACSLKKDLEILAFGDQTVIGERGINLSGGQKQRIQIARALYHDADIFLFDDPFSAVDAYTGTHLFKECLLGHLASKTVIYVTHQVEFLPSADLVLCMKDGRVVQAGKYYDMLKSGTEFRELVGAHKDALAALDSIELDSDAPDNNAQVGNTDTKIGLGSPSLGINSDTQNGKADETYSQKGQLVQEEQREKGRVGFWVYWKYVTMAYGGALVPLILLAQVLFQVLQIGSNYWMAWAAPVSEDEQPPVTGSMLIYVYVALAVGSSFCILMRAMLLVTAGYKTATILFNKLHNCIFRAPMSFFDSTPSGRILNRASTDQNAVDTDIPTRIGAVAFNFIQLVGIVAVMSQVAWQVFIVFIPVIATCLWYQVRYRQNMPLVLRGLTCTFPGGMKTGIVGRTGSGKSTLIQALFRIIDPTVGHIVIDGIDISTVGLHDLRSRLSIIPQDPTMFEGTVRSNLDPLEEYKDEEIWKALDSCQLGEEVRKKELKLDSEVSENGENWSVGQRQLVCLGRVILKKSKVLVLDEATASVDTATDSVIQRTLRQQFSESTVITIAHRITSVLDSDMVILLDNGVIVEHDPPARLLENKSSLFAKLVAEYTMRSSSSFEDLTT from the exons ATGTCGTCGCTCCTGCAACCCGTCGTCGTCCATGGCTTCTTCGTCTCCATCCATCTCCTATTCCTCATCGCCTTAGCCATCTTCTGGATCAGAGCTGCCACAAAGCACGCCGGCAGCGCCAAACGAATAACAGAGCGTCGCAAGTCTCTGTTCCGGGGATTGCTGATCTCGACATGCGCCGCCGTCGGCGTGTTTTATCTTTCTCTTTGCGTGCTCACTTTTTTGTGGTACAAGGACGGACGGCGATGGCAGCGTGATCAGGCGGTCGCCCTCGGCGACGCCGCCCTCCGAGCCGTCACTTGGCTCGCCACCGCCGCTTACCTCACCGTCGGTCTCCGCTCTCCCCGATTCCCGCTTTTCCTTCGGATCTGGTGGGGATTGTTCTTGTTTGTATCGTGTTCCTCCCTCGTCGTCGATTTCGTCTACCTGAAAAAACGAGCTGTTTTGTCGATTCCCGCATGGGTGTTTGATATCGGTTCCGCCTTCACGGCTCTTATTATGACTTTCGCCGCCTTCTTTGGGAACACCCGTGACGCGGAAGGGGTGTCTAATGTCGAGGAGCCGCTGTTAAACGGCGTCTCTGCAAATGCAGAGAGTGTCACAGGGAACATCTCCTTGTTCGCTAATGCTGGGTTCCTCAGCTCACTCACCTTCTATTGGATCGGCCCGCTGCTCGCCGTCGGCAACCGGAAAATCCTAGACCTCGCCGACGTGCCGCAGCTGGAGGCACGCGATAGTATTAACGGTGTCTTTCCCATCTTCAAAAGCAACCTCGACTCCTGCTCCATCACAGGCGGCACTTCAACCGTAACGGCATTCCAGCTGGCGACGGCGTTGCTCCTCACCACGTGGCAGCAAGTGGTGGTCACGGCCATTTATGCGATCGTGTACACCTTCGCCACCTACGTGGGCCCCTACCTTATCGACTTCCTCGTTCGCTACCTCAACGGCGACCCTTTGTTCGCCGGCGCCGGCTACTGGCTGGTGGCAGCCTTCATCGCGGGGAAGCTCCTGGAGTGTCTCTCGCAGCGCCACTGGTTCTTCCGGTTACAGCAAGCCGGGTTCAGAACCCGCGCCGCCCTCGTCGCCGTGATCTACCAAAAGGGGCTCATCCTGTCGAGTCGGTCGAAGCAGAGCCGGTCCAGCGGCGAGGTCATCAACCTGATGAGCGTCGACGCCGACCGAATCGGTCTCTTCAGCTGGTACATGCATGATCTCTGGATTGTTCCGTTGCAGGTCGCGCTCGCCTTGCTCATATTGTACGCCAATTTAGGCCTCGCTTCTATCGCCTCTCTGGTGGCCACGGTCCTTGTAATGCTGGCCAATGTGCCCCTCGGGAAGATGCAGGAGAAGTACCAGGACAAGGTGATGGAGTGCAAGGATACGAGAATGAAGGCGACGTCGGAGATCTTGAGGAACATGAGAATTCTCAAGCTGCAAGGATGGGAGATGAGGTTCTTGTCAAAAATAATCAAGCTGAGGGAGAACGAGGAAAGCTGGTTGAAGAAGTTCGTCTACACGTCGGCCATGACAACCTTTGTCTTCTGGGGCGCGCCGATTTTTGTGGCAGTGATCACTTTTGGATTCTGCATGCTTGCGGGGATTCCCTTATCATCAGGGAAGGTTCTGTCGGCGCTGGCGACTTTTAGAGTGTTGCAAGAGCCCATCTACAACCTGCCTGACACAATATCCATGATCGTCCAGACCAAGGTTTCTCTTGATCGAATTACTTCATTCTTACGCCTCGAAGAGTTGCACTCTGATATTTCAGAGAGGCTTCCAAGTGGCACATCGGAGATTGCAGTGGAAGTGGTAAATGGAACCTTCTCGTGGAATCACTCTTCGGATTCTCCAACCTTGAATGATTTGAACTTCAAGGTGCTCCGTGGCATGAAAGTTGCTGTTTGTGGCACTGTTGGTTCTGGGAAATCAAGCTTGTTGTCTAGCCTGTTAGGCGAGGTGCCAAAGATCTCTGGAAGTGTTAGGCTCTGTGGCACAACTGCATATGTACCACAGTCGGCTTGGATACAGAGTGGTAAAATTCAAGATAACATTTTGTTCGGTAGGGAGATGGATCATGAGAAGTATGATAAGGTGCTTGAAGCTTGCTCATTGAAGAAAGACTTGGAGATCCTGGCATTTGGAGACCAGACAGTGATAGGAGAGCGGGGCATCAACTTAAGTGGGGGACAGAAGCAAAGGATTCAGATTGCTCGGGCTCTGTACCATGATGCTGATATTTTCTTGTTTGATGATCCTTTCAGCGCTGTGGATGCTTACACAGGAACCCATCTGTTTAAG GAATGCTTGCTTGGCCATCTAGCTTCAAAAACAGTAATATATGTCACCCATCAAGTGGAGTTCTTACCTTCAGCTGATCTTGTTTTG TGCATGAAAGATGGAAGGGTTGTACAAGCAGGCAAATACTATGACATGCTAAAGTCAGGGACAGAATTTAGGGAATTGGTTGGTGCCCACAAGGATGCTTTAGCAGCACTTGACTCCATTGAGCTTGACAGTGATGCTCCCGATAACAATGCACAAGTTGGTAACACTGACACAAAAATTGGTCTAGGATCTCCCAGCCTTGGGATCAACAGCGATACACAAAATGGTAAGGCAGATGAAACATATAGCCAAAAGGGACAACTTGTTCAAGAAGAACAGAGGGAGAAAGGCCGTGTTGGATTTTGGGTCTACTGGAAATACGTAACAATGGCTTATGGAGGAGCCCTTGTTCCTCTAATTTTGTTGGCACAAGTTTTGTTTCAAGTACTACAGATTGGAAGCAATTATTGGATGGCTTGGGCAGCTCCTGTCTCAGAAGATGAGCAACCTCCTGTTACTGGATCAATGCTCATCTATGTTTATGTTGCACTGGCTGTTGGCAGTTCCTTTTGTATACTTATGAGAGCTATGCTTCTTGTAACAGCTGGATACAAGACAGCAACAATTTTATTTAACAAGCTGCATAACTGCATTTTCCGTGCACCTATGTCGTTCTTTGATTCCACCCCAAGTGGTCGTATCCTTAATAGA gcatcaacagATCAAAATGCCGTTGATACCGATATTCCTACCCGAATTGGTGCAGTTGCATTTAATTTCATTCAACTTGTTGGGATAGTTGCAGTTATGTCGCAAGTTGCATGGCAAGTATTCATTGTCTTTATTCCTGTGATTGCCACCTGCCTTTGGTATCAG GTTCGCTATAGACAAAATATGCCTCTGGTATTGAGAGGCCTGACTTGTACTTTTCCTGGAGGAATGAAAACTGGGATTGTTGGTAGAACTGGCAGTGGGAAATCTACTCTAATACAAGCACTCTTCCGCATAATTGATCCAACCGTCGGCCATATAGTTATTGATGGGATTGACATTTCCACGGTAGGACTTCACGATCTAAGATCAAGATTAAGCATAATCCCACAAGACCCAACGATGTTTGAGGGAACTGTTCGCAGCAACCTAGACCCACTTGAGGAGTACAAAGATGAAGAGATATGGAAG GCCTTGGATAGCTGTCAGCTTGGGGAGGAAGTGAGGAAGAAAGAACTAAAGCTCGACTCGGAAG TGAGTGAAAATGGAGAAAATTGGAGCGTGGGGCAACGTCAGCTTGTTTGTTTGGGTAGGGTGATCCTGAAAAAAAGTAAGGTGTTGGTTCTTGATGAAGCAACAGCTTCGGTCGATACTGCTACAGACAGTGTGATCCAGAGAACCCTGCGGCAGCAGTTTTCAGAATCTACTGTGATCACTATCGCGCATAGGATAACATCTGTTCTCGATAGTGATATGGTTATACTTCTAGATAATG GAGTCATTGTGGAGCATGACCCACCGGCAAGATTGTTGGAAAACAAGTCATCTTTATTTGCGAAACTCGTTGCAGAGTATACGATGAGATCTAGTTCAAGTTTTGAAGATCtcacaacttga